TCAATGGTTTCTAAATTCTCGACCATTGGTACCTTGAAACCTAAAATGTCACTTCTACTAGCTTGATCGAGATCACGTATATTTGGACCCTTATGGTAATTAGACTTCATTAAGCTTTTGAATGACAGACATCGTGTAATTTTGTCAGCTGGGTTGTCCATTCCACTCACGAAAGAGAATCCAACACTTCTCCCCTCACATAGCTTTGTTATATGATTCAGTTTGTTCATTACGAACACTGACCTTTTCTGCATTTTATCAAACTTATGAGAAAAGGACTTAAGCCACGACAGGGCAACAAAACTATCTGAGAATAGCCCCAAGTCAACTATTTTGATGGGCACCAGGCACTGTGTGCCACTCAGTTCATTATAGGTATCCAACAAAACCTCCGTACCCAAACATATAGCCTGTAATTCAAGTGAAGGAATGGACTTTTCATGCAATTTGGATTCAATGAGTCATTTTTTCGCTAATACAAAGCTTCTTTCACCACTtcttatattgcataaatatacaaCAACTCCATAAACTCTTTTGCTAGTATCAACATAAGCCTCAAGTTTATATTCATCTGTCCTTTCACCAACACATCTCTGAAGCTCAAAAATAGGAGCAGAATTTACTTGGtttgcaatatttttccattccttttgTTGAAAGTTTCTAAGTTGTGCATCCCATCCAAGCGTTCTCTCACATTGTAAGTCCTGCAAAAAAAGTCTAGCTCTGTTAAGAAGAGGACCATTTATGTTAAAAACATCATAATTAGATGAAATGGATCGCAAAATTTCCCTCTTTGTAGTAGCCTTTTCATCAAGGCACAATTTCCTGGTTGAAATTGTATCACTCCCTCGATTCCAGATCATCCCAAGTAATTTCACCTCCATCTCAGATATTTTGTATCCTACATccgattgtatattttctccatcAATTTTATCTTGTAGTGTAGAATCATTAGAAAACATCTGCTGTAGTTCAAATTTGTAAGGACCAAAAATACCCTGTAAAATCTCATATCCAGTTCAAGGATTCAGATGATTCACAAGTAAAtccaccattatccatatagaAGAGCTGATACATTATCCATTTTGCATTTCTTAGTCTAGGATTATCATTCCTGCTATCCAGtactaaaattttgaaaagagcCAACATCAAAATTGTAGGACTGCATCGAAGTCCAAAAGGAAGACGAACATTTTTGTAGGCAATTATAGAGAAATCCCCTTTCTTAACATCCTTATACCACAAAAAGACTAACTTCTGCTGATCAAGTTCACTGAGTGCTATTTGATTGAATGCTTTCTTAATATCGAAGATCAGTAATTTAGATCCGAATCTTAAATTAAgcattgcagacgttatcttctgaTTGAGTGATGGGCCAGCATACATAGCCTGATTATGATTGACTGTCATTACACTGGACCTGCTAGGTTCACAAACATTGGACAGGAAAACAACTCTGCATTTTGTTGTTTCCCGATCTAGTCTAAAAACTCTCATGTGTGCTAAAAAACTGCACTCTGGATGCTCATCCATGCACTTTTCTAGATTTGGTATTCTTTCAATTATTCCAAGTTTTTcttgttctttaaaattttcattcataagttCCAAATTTGCCTTGTTCCTTTGTGATTTTCTCGTGTTGGATTTCAATACAGACTTTGCAAGGTTGAAATTCCGTCCAAGCAAATGACAGCTCTTTTCATTCCATAGAAGAGGCATCTCTAGCCTTCCTTCCTCGTTTTCTTCTTGCGTTATCAAgggtaaacttaatcaaatttgcattacaATCTGACAAAGTTTCCATCTTCATGGTCTAGTTCACAAATAGATTTCTCATACACAGACCGCAGCATCTCCTCAGTTGCACGTCTCATCTCTGATTCTTCAATCAtacctttttcatttaaaatagcGAAGTTAGCTTGAACCTCCACCTCGCATTCCAAACTTAAGCCACTTGGCTCACCCATAGAACTTCCAAATCCAATATACTTGCAGCATTCATCTATGCCATCAAATACAGGGGATTTGTTTCCATTTAACTCACATGTTTCCTCATAATCGGCAACCGAGCGAGAGTGCTCCGAacaccaagaacaagaaaaatactTTGAAAGATAAGGTAGATTCTGTTGCATAATCTTGACATTACCCATTAACATCCCTCCTGCAGCTGATCCCAAATAAACAGATGGGTGATCATTGCcaaattttactgaaaaatctaATAAACAATGGGCATCATTTGTACCGAGTATCAAgtcaatatcctttattttatcacTACCATCAGTCGAATATTTATCAGCTAATTTGAAGccttttttggcaaaggccctggcCACTTCTGAAATTCCTGGCAATGACAAATTTATATCTATGCTTGGTACACACAATGCATGTATTACACAAGCCTTATCATCAAAGTTGAACTTTAATTCAACTATCTTGGATTTATACTTCTTACTTGAATTAAAACCATTGactgttaaagagacattatcttcTAACACTTTCAACCTATTATCACTTGCAGGTTTTTCAGTTACAAAACTGGTCTGACAGCCACAGTCCTTCAAACCTCTAACAAGGGCTCCATTCAACATTTCATAGGTAAATATTGGCAAAACAGAGGCGCCATCAGTGGTATGCAAAGCCTTAGTTATAATCATTACATCACTTGAGGTTTCCCTGTGTTTTGAATTACCTGCTTTTACTTCCTTGCTACCTCTCGCATTCATTTGTAGTTTTTCATCGTGAGATTTTTCACCTTTATGAtcacacaaaaatgaaaagtgccaaCCCTTACAAAAATagtatttcttaaagaattcaaaCTAGCATTTGTCAGTGGTATGTCCAATGTTAGCACATTTCTTGCAACCAGTAAGTTCTTCTAAGCGTCTCAGCTTATGCTCtggttctttatattttatacacttATGTGTTGCATGGTTTTCCAGGCAAAGAGTGCACTTTTTCCTCGGAGAAGCGGCGTCAGCAATACTAATGCTGTTAGTTTCATTATCCTCATATTTAACATTAACTGCAAGTGATGTAGAAGATTTTCCTCCTTGTCTCCTCCTTTCATTAAACTTCCTTGTGACGTCCATATAACGTTCAGATGCTTCAAAGAATTTTTCCTTTATCTCCTCAAGTGATGGACGCACATGATTAGTCACCTTTACAAGCTGAGCTTTAAAGGAGTCATTCATTCCTTGCCAGATGAAATACtgcaaaatatcatctactttgatTTCCAATGTAGAAAAACTTTCAGTTGCATTAGTAATTTTTCCAATATAGGAAAAAGGATCAGTGCCGTACTCAAGCTTCGTTTCACTTAATTGCCTAATTacattgaatttctgcagcgaacgAGAAGGCAGTGCTTCTTTAAGCAACTTCTTAGCATCAGTATAGGTCTGCTTTGAAATTTCAAGATTCTCGAGTAAAATTGAGGCTCTGCCTGATACCTGTTGCTTGAGAAGTAATAGTTTATCTCTCTCAGTGTAAGAATATGTGGCAATAGCCGATTCAAACTCAAcaagaaatttttcaacattttcactttCGGTGCTAGCGTAAACCGGAAGTGGAACTACAGGACTCTTCAAGAGACTTCTTGCGGTCTCAGAATCCTTGGCCTCATGCTTAGAATCCATTAATTGCAAAACAGCAAAACAGGTATTTAACTTATCCGAGTAATCATCACAAGACTGCAATTCTAAGAAGaactcttcttcatttttctcgTCTCCATACAAAGACTTCTGGATTACAGTATTAAGACTGTT
This DNA window, taken from Palaemon carinicauda isolate YSFRI2023 chromosome 10, ASM3689809v2, whole genome shotgun sequence, encodes the following:
- the LOC137647873 gene encoding uncharacterized protein — its product is MPLLWNEKSCHLLGRNFNLAKSVLKSNTRKSQRNKANLELMNENFKEQEKLGIIERIPNLEKCMDEHPECSFLAHMRVFRLDRETTKCRVVFLSNVCEPSRSSVMTVNHNQAMYAGPSLNQKITSAMLNLRFGSKLLIFDIKKAFNQIALSELDQQKLVFLWYKDVKKGDFSIIAYKNVRLPFGLRCSPTILMLALFKILVLDSRNDNPRLRNAKWIMYQLFYMDNGGFTCESSESLNWI
- the LOC137647874 gene encoding uncharacterized protein codes for the protein MNKTELKAVQIKLVSYSDQLNSLNTVIQKSLYGDEKNEEEFFLELQSCDDYSDKLNTCFAVLQLMDSKHEAKDSETARSLLKSPVVPLPVYASTESENVEKFLVEFESAIATYSYTERDKLLLLKQQVSGRASILLENLEISKQTYTDAKKLLKEALPSRSLQKFNVIRQLSETKLEYGTDPFSYIGKITNATESFSTLEIKVDDILQYFIWQGMNDSFKAQLVKVTNHVRPSLEEIKEKFFEASERYMDVTRKFNERRRQGGKSSTSLAVNVKYEDNETNSISIADAASPRKKCTLCLENHATHKCIKYKEPEHKLRRLEELTGCKKCANIGHTTDKC